A window from Pseudomonas sp. Tri1 encodes these proteins:
- the mupP gene encoding N-acetylmuramic acid 6-phosphate phosphatase MupP codes for MRLKAVLFDMDGTLLDTAPDFIAICQAMRADRGLPPMNTQHIRDEISGGARAMVAVTFSMDPESPGFEELRQEFLDRYLKGCAVHSHLFDGMAEVLADIEAANLIWGVVTNKPVRFAEPIMQQLGLAERSKVLICPDHVKNSKPDPEPLTLACKMLDLDPASVLFVGDDLRDIESGRSAGTKTCAVTYGYIHPDDNPRHWGADVVIDHPSALRKVLDNALCGC; via the coding sequence ATGCGTCTCAAAGCGGTTCTCTTCGACATGGACGGCACGCTGCTCGATACCGCGCCGGATTTCATCGCCATCTGCCAGGCCATGCGCGCCGACCGCGGCTTGCCACCGATGAATACGCAGCACATTCGCGACGAGATTTCCGGCGGTGCCCGGGCGATGGTCGCGGTGACCTTTTCCATGGATCCGGAGTCACCGGGGTTCGAGGAACTGCGCCAGGAGTTCCTCGACCGCTACCTCAAGGGGTGCGCGGTCCACAGCCACCTGTTCGACGGCATGGCCGAGGTGCTGGCCGATATTGAAGCGGCAAACCTGATCTGGGGCGTGGTCACCAACAAGCCGGTGCGTTTCGCCGAGCCGATCATGCAGCAGTTGGGCCTGGCCGAGCGCTCGAAGGTGCTGATCTGCCCTGACCACGTGAAAAACAGCAAACCGGACCCGGAGCCCTTGACCCTGGCGTGCAAGATGCTCGACCTGGACCCGGCCAGCGTACTGTTCGTGGGCGACGACCTGCGGGACATCGAGTCCGGGCGCAGCGCCGGTACCAAGACCTGTGCAGTGACCTACGGCTACATCCACCCGGACGACAACCCCCGACACTGGGGCGCGGATGTGGTCATCGATCACCCCTCGGCGCTGCGCAAAGTGCTGGATAACGCGTTGTGCGGTTGCTGA
- the pheA gene encoding prephenate dehydratase, producing the protein MSEQELKALRLRIDALDEKVLELISERARCAQEVARVKMASLAEGEVPVFYRPEREAQVLKRVMERNKGPLGNEEMARLFREIMSSCLALEQPLKVAYLGPEGTFTQAAAMKHFGHAVISKPMAAIDEVFREVAAGAVNFGVVPVENSTEGAVNHTLDSFLEHDMVICGEVELRIHHHLLVGENTKTDSISRIYSHAQSLAQCRKWLDAHYPNVERVAVSSNAEAAKRVKGEWNSAAIAGDMAAGLYGLTRLAEKIEDRPDNSTRFLMIGSQEVPPTGDDKTSIIVSMSNKPGALHELLVPFHDNGIDLTRIETRPSRSGKWTYVFFIDFVGHHRDPLVKGVLEKISQEAVALKVLGSYPKAVL; encoded by the coding sequence ATGTCTGAGCAAGAACTCAAGGCGCTGCGCCTGCGCATTGATGCCCTGGACGAAAAAGTCCTGGAGCTGATCAGCGAGCGTGCGCGCTGCGCCCAGGAAGTCGCCCGGGTGAAGATGGCTTCCCTGGCCGAAGGCGAAGTGCCTGTGTTCTATCGCCCTGAGCGTGAAGCGCAGGTTCTCAAGCGCGTCATGGAACGCAACAAGGGGCCGTTGGGCAACGAAGAAATGGCGCGGTTGTTCCGCGAGATCATGTCTTCGTGCCTGGCCCTTGAGCAGCCGCTGAAAGTCGCCTACCTGGGGCCGGAGGGCACCTTCACCCAGGCTGCGGCCATGAAGCATTTCGGTCATGCGGTGATCAGCAAGCCGATGGCGGCCATCGACGAAGTCTTCCGCGAAGTGGCGGCCGGGGCGGTGAATTTTGGCGTGGTGCCGGTGGAGAACTCCACCGAAGGCGCGGTCAACCACACCCTGGACAGCTTCCTCGAGCACGACATGGTGATCTGCGGTGAAGTCGAGCTGCGTATCCACCATCACCTGTTGGTCGGCGAGAACACCAAGACCGACAGCATCAGCCGGATCTATTCCCACGCCCAGTCCCTGGCCCAGTGCCGCAAGTGGCTGGACGCCCATTATCCGAACGTCGAGCGCGTGGCGGTATCGAGCAACGCCGAAGCGGCCAAGCGGGTCAAGGGTGAGTGGAACTCGGCGGCGATTGCTGGCGACATGGCGGCCGGCCTCTACGGGTTGACCCGCCTGGCCGAAAAAATCGAGGACCGCCCGGACAACTCCACGCGGTTCCTGATGATCGGCAGCCAGGAAGTGCCGCCGACCGGCGACGACAAGACTTCGATCATCGTCTCCATGAGCAACAAGCCTGGTGCGCTCCACGAATTGCTGGTGCCGTTCCACGACAACGGTATCGATCTGACGCGGATCGAGACCCGTCCGTCGCGCAGCGGTAAATGGACCTACGTGTTCTTCATCGATTTCGTCGGCCACCACCGCGATCCGCTGGTAAAAGGTGTGCTCGAGAAAATCAGTCAGGAAGCAGTGGCACTCAAGGTGCTGGGTTCCTACCCCAAGGCAGTTCTTTAA
- the gyrA gene encoding DNA gyrase subunit A, producing the protein MGELAKEILPVNIEDELKQSYLDYAMSVIVGRALPDARDGLKPVHRRVLFAMSELGNDFNKPYKKSARVVGDVIGKYHPHGDTAVYDTIVRMAQPFSLRYLLVDGQGNFGSVDGDNAAAMRYTEVRMTKLAHELLADLHKETVDWVPNYDGTEMIPAVMPTRIPNLLVNGSSGIAVGMATNIPPHNLGEVIDGCLALIDNPELTVDELMQYIPGPDFPTAAIINGRAGIIEAYRTGRGRIYMRARSTIEDIDKVGGRQQIVITELPYQLNKARLIEKIAELVKEKKLEGITELRDESDKDGMRVVIELRRGEVPEVILNNLYAQTQLQAVFGINIVALIDGRPRILNLKDLLEAFVRHRREVVTRRTVFELRKARERGHILEGQAVALSNIDPVIALIKASPTPSEAKEALISTPWESTAVVAMVERAGADSCRPENLDPQYGLREGKYFLSPEQAQAILELRLHRLTGLEHEKLLAEYQEILNQIGELIRILNSATRLMEVIREELEVIRAEYGDVRRTEILDARLDLTLGDMIPEEERVVTISHGGYAKTQPLAAYQAQRRGGKGKSATGVKDEDYIAHLLVANSHTTLLLFSSKGKVYWLKTYEIPEASRAARGRPLVNLLPLDSDEYITTMLPVEEYTEGHFIFMATAKGTVKKTPLESFSRQRSVGLIALELDEGDVLISAAITDGEREVMLFSDGGKVTRFKESDVRAMGRTARGVRGMRLPEGQKLISMLIPEEGSQILTASARGYGKRTAISEFPEYKRGGQGVIAMVSNERNGRLVGAVQVLDGEEIMLISDQGTLVRTRVAEVSSLGRNTQGVTLIKLANDETLVGLERVQEPSEVEGEELEGEEGVAFDGTLGADVDDMTGDQPLDAAADEEEPQD; encoded by the coding sequence ATGGGCGAACTGGCCAAAGAAATCCTCCCGGTCAATATCGAAGACGAGCTGAAACAGTCCTACCTCGACTACGCAATGAGCGTAATCGTCGGGCGGGCGCTGCCGGATGCGCGCGATGGCTTGAAGCCCGTGCACCGGCGCGTGCTGTTCGCGATGAGCGAGCTGGGCAACGACTTCAACAAGCCGTACAAGAAATCCGCCCGTGTCGTCGGCGACGTGATCGGTAAGTATCACCCCCACGGTGACACCGCCGTGTACGACACCATCGTGCGGATGGCCCAGCCATTCTCCCTGCGCTACCTGCTGGTAGACGGCCAGGGCAACTTCGGTTCCGTGGACGGCGACAACGCCGCGGCCATGCGATACACCGAAGTGCGCATGACCAAGCTGGCCCACGAGCTGCTGGCCGACCTGCACAAGGAAACCGTGGACTGGGTGCCGAACTACGACGGCACCGAAATGATCCCGGCGGTCATGCCGACCCGTATCCCCAACCTGCTGGTCAACGGCTCCAGCGGTATCGCCGTGGGCATGGCGACCAACATCCCGCCGCACAACCTCGGTGAAGTCATCGACGGTTGCCTGGCCCTCATCGACAATCCCGAGCTGACGGTCGATGAGCTGATGCAATACATCCCCGGTCCGGACTTCCCGACCGCCGCGATCATCAACGGTCGTGCCGGCATTATCGAAGCCTATCGCACCGGCCGTGGCCGCATTTATATGCGCGCCCGATCGACCATCGAAGACATCGACAAGGTCGGTGGCCGCCAGCAGATCGTCATCACCGAACTGCCGTACCAGCTGAACAAGGCTCGTCTGATCGAGAAGATCGCCGAGCTGGTGAAAGAGAAGAAACTCGAAGGCATCACCGAGCTGCGTGACGAGTCCGACAAGGACGGTATGCGCGTCGTGATCGAGCTGCGTCGCGGCGAAGTGCCTGAGGTAATCCTCAACAACCTCTACGCCCAGACCCAGCTGCAAGCGGTGTTCGGTATCAACATCGTGGCGCTGATCGATGGTCGTCCGCGGATCCTGAACCTCAAGGACCTGCTGGAAGCCTTCGTGCGTCACCGTCGCGAAGTGGTCACCCGCCGCACCGTGTTCGAACTGCGCAAGGCGCGCGAGCGCGGTCACATCCTCGAAGGCCAGGCTGTTGCCCTGTCGAACATCGACCCGGTCATCGCCCTGATCAAGGCCTCGCCAACGCCGTCGGAAGCCAAGGAAGCGCTGATCAGCACACCTTGGGAGTCCACCGCGGTGGTGGCGATGGTCGAACGTGCCGGTGCCGATTCGTGCCGTCCGGAGAACCTCGACCCGCAATACGGCCTGCGCGAGGGCAAGTACTTCCTGTCCCCGGAACAGGCCCAGGCCATCCTGGAACTGCGTCTGCACCGCCTGACCGGTCTGGAACACGAGAAGCTGCTGGCCGAGTACCAGGAGATCCTCAACCAGATCGGCGAGCTGATCCGCATCCTCAACAGCGCCACGCGCCTGATGGAAGTGATCCGCGAAGAGCTGGAAGTGATCCGCGCCGAATACGGCGATGTGCGTCGCACCGAGATTCTCGATGCGCGCCTGGACCTGACCCTGGGTGACATGATCCCGGAAGAAGAGCGCGTGGTGACCATTTCCCACGGCGGCTACGCCAAGACCCAACCGCTGGCCGCCTACCAGGCCCAGCGTCGCGGTGGCAAAGGCAAGTCGGCTACGGGCGTCAAGGACGAGGACTACATCGCCCACCTGCTGGTTGCCAACAGCCACACCACGCTGTTGCTGTTCTCCAGCAAGGGCAAGGTGTATTGGCTCAAGACCTACGAAATCCCTGAAGCGTCCCGTGCGGCGCGCGGTCGTCCGCTGGTCAACCTGCTGCCGCTGGACAGTGACGAATACATCACCACCATGCTGCCGGTGGAGGAGTACACCGAAGGTCACTTCATCTTCATGGCCACCGCCAAAGGCACCGTGAAGAAGACCCCGCTGGAATCCTTCAGTCGTCAGCGTAGCGTTGGCCTGATTGCTCTCGAATTGGACGAAGGCGACGTGCTGATTTCCGCCGCCATCACCGACGGCGAGCGCGAAGTCATGCTGTTCTCCGACGGCGGCAAGGTCACCCGCTTCAAGGAATCCGACGTTCGCGCCATGGGCCGTACCGCCCGCGGCGTACGAGGCATGCGCCTGCCGGAAGGTCAGAAGCTGATTTCCATGCTGATCCCTGAAGAAGGCAGCCAGATCCTCACCGCTTCGGCGCGTGGCTATGGCAAGCGTACGGCCATCAGCGAGTTCCCTGAGTACAAGCGTGGCGGCCAGGGCGTGATCGCCATGGTCAGCAACGAGCGTAACGGTCGTCTGGTCGGCGCTGTCCAGGTGCTCGATGGCGAAGAGATCATGTTGATCTCCGACCAGGGCACCCTGGTGCGCACGCGAGTTGCCGAAGTATCGAGCCTGGGTCGTAACACCCAGGGTGTGACACTGATCAAGCTGGCCAATGACGAAACGCTGGTCGGGCTCGAGCGGGTCCAGGAACCATCGGAAGTCGAAGGCGAGGAGCTGGAAGGCGAGGAAGGCGTGGCGTTTGACGGCACCCTTGGCGCCGATGTCGATGACATGACCGGCGATCAACCGCTCGACGCTGCCGCTGACGAAGAAGAACCGCAGGACTAA
- a CDS encoding YciK family oxidoreductase, whose protein sequence is MFEYSARPDLLTGRVILVTGAGRGIGAAAAKAYAAHGATVLLLGKTEANLTQVYDEIEAAGHPQPVVIPFNLETALPHQYDELAAMIETEFGHLDGLLHNASIIGPRTPLEQLSGENFMRVMHVNVNAMFMLTSTLLPLLKLSKDASVVFTSSSVGRKGRAYWGAYGVSKFATEGLMQTLADEVDTVAPVRANSINPGATRTSMRAQAYPGENPLNNPTPEAIMPVYLYLMGPDSTGINGQAFNAQ, encoded by the coding sequence ATGTTTGAGTATTCCGCCCGTCCCGACCTGCTCACTGGCCGGGTCATCCTGGTCACCGGTGCCGGTCGCGGTATCGGGGCTGCTGCCGCCAAGGCCTACGCCGCTCATGGCGCCACCGTGCTGTTGCTGGGCAAGACCGAAGCCAACCTGACCCAGGTCTACGATGAAATCGAAGCGGCCGGCCATCCGCAACCGGTGGTGATCCCATTCAACCTCGAAACCGCCCTGCCCCATCAATACGATGAACTGGCGGCCATGATCGAAACCGAGTTCGGTCATTTGGACGGCCTGCTGCACAATGCCTCGATCATTGGTCCACGCACGCCGCTGGAGCAACTGTCTGGCGAGAACTTCATGCGGGTGATGCATGTGAACGTCAACGCCATGTTCATGCTCACCAGCACCCTGCTGCCCCTGCTCAAACTCTCCAAGGACGCGTCGGTGGTGTTCACTTCCAGCAGCGTCGGGCGCAAGGGGCGGGCGTACTGGGGGGCTTACGGCGTGTCCAAGTTCGCCACCGAAGGGCTGATGCAGACCCTGGCCGACGAAGTCGACACCGTCGCCCCCGTGCGCGCCAACAGCATCAACCCAGGCGCGACCCGTACCAGCATGCGCGCCCAGGCCTATCCAGGGGAAAACCCGCTCAATAATCCAACACCTGAAGCAATCATGCCGGTCTACCTGTACCTGATGGGGCCGGACAGCACCGGCATCAACGGCCAAGCCTTCAACGCGCAATAA
- a CDS encoding TRZ/ATZ family hydrolase encodes MPKPAVALDLLLLPTWLVPVEPAGVVLKDHGLGIRDGCIVFIGPRAEALKCNATQVRELPGMLLSPGLINSHGHAAMTLFRGLADDLPLMTWLEQHIWPAEAKWVDEDFVRDGTDLAIAEQIKGGITCFSDMYFYPKVASERVHNSGIRAQIAIPILDFPIPGAASADDAIRQGIELFGDLKHHPRIKVAFGPHAPYTVGDENLEKIRVIAEELDAAIHMHVHETAFEVQQAVDNTAERPLARLGRLGLLGPRFQAVHMTQVSDEDQALLVESNCSVIHCPESNLKLASGFCPVERLWQAGVNVAVGTDGAASNNDLDLLGETRTAALLAKAVAGSATALDAHRALRMATLNGARALGIEATVGSLEVGKAADLVAFDLSGLAQQPVYDPVSQLIYATGRDCVKHLWVAGKPLLEDGRLTRLDESQLTATAQAWGRRISGHNE; translated from the coding sequence ATGCCCAAGCCTGCCGTTGCGCTCGACTTATTACTGCTGCCGACCTGGTTGGTGCCTGTCGAACCCGCCGGTGTGGTGCTCAAGGATCATGGCCTGGGCATTCGCGACGGCTGCATCGTGTTCATCGGCCCGCGGGCCGAAGCCCTGAAGTGCAATGCCACCCAGGTCCGCGAGTTACCGGGCATGCTGCTCAGCCCGGGCCTGATCAACTCCCACGGCCACGCGGCAATGACTTTGTTCCGTGGCCTGGCCGACGACCTGCCCTTGATGACCTGGCTCGAACAGCACATCTGGCCGGCCGAAGCCAAATGGGTCGATGAAGATTTCGTGCGCGATGGCACCGACCTGGCAATCGCCGAACAGATCAAGGGTGGCATCACCTGCTTCTCTGACATGTACTTCTACCCCAAGGTTGCCAGCGAACGCGTACACAACAGCGGCATCCGCGCGCAAATCGCCATTCCGATCCTCGATTTCCCCATCCCCGGCGCCGCCAGCGCCGACGACGCCATTCGTCAGGGCATCGAGCTTTTTGGCGACCTCAAGCACCATCCACGGATCAAAGTCGCATTCGGCCCACATGCGCCCTACACCGTGGGCGACGAGAACCTGGAGAAAATCCGCGTGATCGCCGAGGAGTTGGACGCGGCGATTCATATGCATGTTCATGAAACCGCCTTCGAAGTGCAGCAGGCTGTGGATAACACCGCTGAGCGGCCGCTGGCCCGACTGGGACGGCTAGGGCTTTTGGGGCCGCGCTTTCAAGCCGTGCACATGACTCAGGTCAGCGATGAAGACCAGGCCTTGCTGGTAGAAAGCAACTGCAGCGTGATCCATTGTCCGGAATCGAATTTGAAGCTGGCCAGCGGCTTCTGCCCGGTCGAGCGTTTGTGGCAGGCCGGGGTCAATGTGGCGGTCGGCACCGACGGTGCAGCGAGCAACAACGATCTGGATTTGCTCGGCGAGACGCGCACCGCCGCATTGCTGGCCAAGGCTGTCGCCGGTTCGGCCACGGCCCTGGACGCCCACCGGGCGTTGCGCATGGCCACGCTCAATGGCGCCCGGGCGCTGGGCATCGAAGCGACGGTCGGCTCCCTGGAAGTCGGCAAGGCCGCCGACCTGGTGGCCTTTGACCTGTCTGGCCTGGCCCAGCAGCCGGTCTACGACCCGGTGTCGCAACTGATCTACGCCACGGGCCGCGATTGCGTGAAACACCTGTGGGTGGCCGGCAAGCCGTTGCTGGAAGATGGCCGGCTGACCCGCCTGGACGAGTCGCAACTGACCGCCACGGCCCAGGCCTGGGGTCGTCGAATCAGCGGCCATAACGAATAA
- the serC gene encoding 3-phosphoserine/phosphohydroxythreonine transaminase produces the protein MSKRAYNFCAGPAALPEAVLKRAQGELLDWHGKGLSVMEMSHRSDEFVSIATKAEQDLRDLLNIPSNYKVLFLQGGASQQFAQIPLNLLPESGKADYIDTGIWSQKAIEEASRYGHVNVAATAKPYDYFAIPGQNEWNLSKDAAYVHYAPNETIGGLEFNWIPETGDVPLVADMSSDILSRPVDISRFGMIYAGAQKNIGPSGILVSIIREDLLGRARSLCPTMLNYKVAADNGSMYNTPPTLAWYLSGLVFEWLKEQGGVEAIGKLNEVKQRTLYDFIDASGLYSNPINKTDRSWMNVPFRLADDRLDKPFLAGADERGLLNLKGHRSVGGMRASIYNAVDINAVNALIAYMAEFEKEHG, from the coding sequence GTGAGCAAGAGAGCCTATAACTTCTGTGCCGGCCCGGCGGCGTTGCCTGAAGCGGTCCTGAAACGTGCCCAGGGTGAACTTCTCGACTGGCATGGCAAGGGCCTGTCCGTCATGGAAATGAGCCATCGCAGTGATGAGTTCGTGTCCATTGCCACCAAGGCCGAGCAGGACCTGCGTGATCTGCTGAACATCCCGTCCAATTACAAGGTGTTGTTCCTGCAGGGCGGCGCCAGCCAGCAGTTCGCCCAGATTCCGCTGAACCTGCTGCCCGAAAGCGGTAAGGCCGACTACATCGATACCGGTATCTGGTCGCAGAAAGCCATCGAAGAAGCCTCGCGTTATGGCCACGTCAACGTTGCCGCCACCGCCAAGCCCTACGACTATTTCGCCATTCCGGGCCAGAACGAGTGGAACCTGTCCAAGGACGCGGCCTACGTTCACTACGCGCCAAACGAAACCATTGGCGGCCTGGAGTTCAACTGGATCCCGGAAACTGGCGACGTGCCATTGGTGGCCGACATGTCTTCGGACATTCTGTCGCGGCCTGTGGATATCTCCCGTTTCGGCATGATCTACGCCGGAGCCCAGAAGAACATCGGCCCGAGCGGCATTCTGGTCAGCATCATCCGTGAAGACCTGCTGGGTCGCGCCCGTTCCCTGTGCCCGACCATGCTCAACTACAAGGTCGCGGCCGACAACGGCTCGATGTACAACACCCCGCCGACCCTGGCCTGGTACCTGTCGGGCCTGGTGTTCGAGTGGTTGAAAGAACAGGGCGGTGTCGAAGCCATCGGCAAGCTCAATGAAGTGAAGCAGCGCACGCTGTATGACTTCATCGATGCCAGCGGCCTCTACAGCAACCCGATCAACAAGACTGACCGTTCATGGATGAACGTGCCGTTCCGCCTGGCCGATGATCGTCTGGACAAACCATTCCTGGCCGGTGCCGACGAGCGCGGTCTGCTGAACCTCAAGGGCCACCGTTCGGTCGGTGGCATGCGCGCCTCCATCTACAACGCCGTCGACATCAACGCAGTCAATGCGTTGATTGCCTACATGGCAGAGTTCGAGAAGGAACATGGCTGA
- a CDS encoding GGDEF domain-containing protein, which translates to MKTPTQINAIDFDSAKLQRLGFAQPSPLVPRSVSLSQLRQQLGQQLQTSLEPQRILGLFFREVQRLVPLDALAYQHKPSDLRLEFGQRGHHTLSYTLSHEGEHLGELVFRRNQRFTEAEQSDLESVLSTLLYPLRNALLYRAATQSALRDPLTGTGNRIAMDQTLVREIDMARRHLQPLSLLMLDIDHFKRINDSHGHGVGDEVLKSVAESIKNQLRNVDMVFRFGGEEFLILLSNTSRDAAALVGERLRYAAQVQDYFAAGTRIELTVSLGCATLLPGESAESLLRRADSALYVAKREGRNRLAMAG; encoded by the coding sequence ATGAAAACGCCCACCCAGATCAACGCGATAGACTTCGACAGCGCCAAGTTGCAGCGCCTGGGCTTCGCCCAGCCGTCGCCGCTCGTGCCACGCTCGGTCAGCCTTTCGCAATTGCGCCAGCAACTGGGCCAACAATTGCAGACCAGCCTGGAGCCACAACGCATCCTGGGCCTGTTTTTCCGGGAAGTTCAGCGCTTGGTGCCCCTGGACGCACTGGCCTACCAGCACAAGCCCAGCGATCTGCGTCTCGAATTCGGTCAGCGCGGACATCACACCCTCAGCTACACCCTCAGCCATGAAGGCGAACACTTGGGCGAGCTGGTATTCCGTCGCAACCAACGCTTCACCGAGGCAGAACAGAGCGACCTCGAATCGGTGCTCTCGACGTTGCTGTATCCGCTGCGCAATGCCCTGCTTTACCGAGCCGCCACCCAGAGCGCGCTGCGCGATCCGTTGACCGGCACCGGCAACCGCATCGCCATGGACCAGACCCTGGTGCGTGAAATCGACATGGCCAGGCGTCATTTGCAACCCTTGTCCCTGCTGATGCTCGACATCGATCATTTCAAGCGCATCAACGACAGCCATGGGCATGGCGTCGGCGACGAGGTGCTCAAATCCGTTGCCGAGTCGATCAAGAATCAGTTGCGCAACGTCGACATGGTGTTCAGGTTCGGTGGCGAAGAGTTCCTGATCCTGCTCTCCAACACCAGCCGCGATGCCGCGGCCCTGGTCGGTGAACGCCTGCGTTATGCCGCCCAGGTACAGGATTATTTCGCCGCAGGGACACGCATTGAACTGACGGTCAGCCTGGGTTGCGCGACCCTGCTGCCAGGGGAATCAGCCGAAAGCCTGTTGCGACGGGCCGACAGCGCACTGTACGTGGCCAAGCGCGAGGGACGTAACCGGTTGGCGATGGCGGGCTGA
- the mtnA gene encoding S-methyl-5-thioribose-1-phosphate isomerase, giving the protein MRDRLLAAEKVKAIDWRDGALYLLDQRVLPFEENWIGYTSAAGVAEAIRSMVVRGAPAIGISAAYGVVLAARARVAEGGDWQAALEADFALLADSRPTAVNLFWALDRMRERLVRLKEHAEPLAALEAEAIAIHESDREANLTMAQLGVDLIRKHQGNAQAILTHCNTGALATGGFGTALGVIRGAFLEGMVERVYADETRPWLQGSRLTAWELANEGIPVTLNADSAAAHIMKTKGVTWVIVGADRITANGDVANKIGTYQLAVCAMHHGVRFMVVAPSSTIDMNLASGDDIPIEERDGRELLEVGGKRVGADVEAFNPVFDVTPADLIDAIITEKGIVERPDTAKMAQLMCRKRLH; this is encoded by the coding sequence ATGCGCGATCGACTGTTGGCTGCGGAGAAAGTGAAGGCCATCGATTGGCGGGATGGTGCCCTGTACCTGCTGGATCAGCGTGTGTTGCCGTTCGAGGAAAACTGGATCGGCTACACCAGCGCCGCTGGTGTAGCCGAGGCCATTCGTTCGATGGTGGTACGTGGCGCGCCAGCCATTGGCATCAGCGCCGCCTATGGCGTAGTGCTGGCCGCACGGGCCAGAGTGGCCGAAGGGGGTGACTGGCAGGCGGCGCTGGAAGCCGATTTCGCCTTGCTGGCCGATTCCCGGCCGACAGCGGTGAACCTGTTCTGGGCTTTGGACCGCATGCGTGAGCGGCTTGTGCGCTTGAAAGAGCACGCCGAGCCATTGGCTGCCCTTGAGGCCGAAGCCATCGCCATCCATGAAAGCGACCGCGAAGCCAATCTGACCATGGCCCAGCTTGGGGTCGACCTGATCCGCAAGCATCAGGGCAACGCCCAGGCCATCCTGACCCACTGCAACACCGGCGCCCTGGCCACCGGCGGTTTCGGCACGGCCCTGGGGGTGATTCGCGGTGCGTTCCTCGAAGGCATGGTCGAGCGTGTCTATGCCGACGAAACCCGACCATGGCTCCAGGGCTCGCGCCTGACCGCGTGGGAGCTGGCCAACGAAGGCATCCCGGTGACCCTCAACGCTGACTCCGCCGCCGCCCACATCATGAAAACCAAAGGCGTGACCTGGGTGATCGTCGGCGCCGACCGCATCACCGCCAACGGTGACGTGGCGAACAAGATCGGCACTTATCAACTGGCGGTCTGCGCCATGCACCATGGGGTGCGCTTCATGGTGGTGGCACCGAGTTCGACCATCGACATGAACCTGGCCAGCGGGGACGACATTCCGATCGAAGAACGCGACGGGCGCGAGCTGCTGGAAGTCGGCGGCAAACGGGTCGGGGCGGATGTAGAAGCGTTCAACCCAGTGTTCGACGTCACTCCGGCGGACCTGATCGACGCCATCATTACCGAGAAGGGCATTGTCGAACGGCCAGACACGGCGAAAATGGCGCAGTTGATGTGTCGCAAGCGGTTGCACTGA
- the ubiG gene encoding bifunctional 2-polyprenyl-6-hydroxyphenol methylase/3-demethylubiquinol 3-O-methyltransferase UbiG produces the protein MSNVDHAEIAKFEALAHRWWDRESEFKPLHDINPLRVNWIDERVNLAGKKVLDVGCGGGILSEAMAQRGASVMGIDMGEAPLAVAQLHQLESGVSVEYRQITAEALAEEMPGQFDVVTCLEMLEHVPDPSSVIRACFRMVKPGGQVFFSTINRNPKAYLFAIIGAEYIMKLLPRGTHDFKKFIRPSELGAWSRMAGLTVKDIIGLTYNPLTKHYKLAADVDVNYMIQTLREE, from the coding sequence ATGAGCAACGTTGACCACGCCGAAATCGCCAAATTCGAAGCCCTGGCCCATCGCTGGTGGGACCGTGAAAGCGAATTCAAACCGCTGCACGACATCAACCCGCTGCGGGTCAACTGGATTGACGAACGGGTCAATCTGGCCGGCAAGAAGGTCCTCGACGTCGGCTGTGGCGGCGGCATCCTCAGCGAGGCCATGGCCCAGCGCGGAGCGAGCGTAATGGGCATCGACATGGGCGAAGCGCCGTTGGCGGTTGCGCAGTTGCATCAACTGGAGTCCGGCGTCAGCGTGGAATACCGGCAGATCACCGCCGAGGCCCTGGCCGAGGAAATGCCCGGGCAGTTCGACGTCGTCACGTGCCTGGAAATGCTCGAACACGTGCCGGATCCGTCATCGGTCATCCGCGCGTGCTTTCGCATGGTCAAGCCCGGCGGCCAGGTGTTCTTCTCCACAATCAACCGCAACCCGAAAGCGTACCTGTTCGCCATCATCGGCGCTGAATACATCATGAAGCTGCTGCCGCGCGGCACCCATGACTTCAAGAAATTCATCCGGCCCTCCGAACTGGGCGCCTGGAGCCGCATGGCCGGGCTGACCGTCAAGGACATCATCGGCCTGACCTACAACCCACTGACCAAGCACTACAAGCTGGCCGCCGACGTGGACGTCAACTACATGATCCAGACCCTGCGCGAGGAGTAA